The proteins below are encoded in one region of Periplaneta americana isolate PAMFEO1 chromosome 11, P.americana_PAMFEO1_priV1, whole genome shotgun sequence:
- the LOC138709385 gene encoding cuticle protein 21-like — translation MAFKLCIFAAVVAIARAGFLGAPAVVAPAGPIPYAAPAIAHAPVAVAAPAPVAVNTDYDPNPQYSYAYDVQDAITGDSKGQQETRSGDVVQGSYSLVEPDGTRRTVEYAADPINGFNAVVHREPAVVAAPIAKVAAPVAVAAPIARVAAPVAVAAPVARVAAPVAVAAPIARVAAPVAVAAPVARVAAPVAVAAPVAAPAYGGLAYGAGLGFGRGLAYGGGLGYGHGLAYGAGLGYGHGLAYGAGLGYGHGLAYGTGFGYGAKPYYG, via the coding sequence ATGGCATTCAAACTTTGCATTTTCGCCGCCGTTGTGGCTATCGCCAGGGCAGGATTTCTAGGTGCCCCAGCTGTTGTGGCACCCGCAGGACCCATCCCATACGCCGCCCCAGCTATAGCGCACGCACCAGTGGCCGTAGCGGCCCCCGCTCCTGTAGCAGTTAACACCGACTATGACCCTAATCCCCAGTACAGCTACGCTTATGACGTCCAGGACGCCATCACCGGAGACTCCAAGGGACAGCAGGAGACTCGCAGCGGAGATGTAGTGCAGGGAAGCTACAGTCTGGTGGAGCCCGACGGCACCCGCCGCACCGTCGAGTACGCCGCTGACCCTATCAATGGATTCAATGCTGTTGTTCACCGTGAACCAGCCGTTGTTGCCGCCCCCATCGCTAAGGTCGCCGCTCCCGTTGCTGTAGCAGCTCCCATTGCCAGAGTTGCCGCGCCAGTAGCTGTGGCTGCTCCCGTTGCCAGAGTTGCCGCGCCAGTAGCTGTGGCTGCTCCCATTGCCAGAGTTGCCGCGCCAGTAGCTGTAGCAGCTCCCGTTGCCAGAGTTGCCGCGCCAGTAGCTGTAGCTGCTCCTGTTGCCGCCCCCGCTTACGGAGGTCTTGCCTACGGTGCCGGTCTCGGTTTCGGACGCGGTCTAGCCTATGGAGGCGGTCTAGGTTATGGACATGGTCTGGCTTATGGAGCCGGTCTTGGTTATGGACATGGTCTGGCTTATGGCGCCGGTCTTGGTTATGGACATGGTCTGGCTTATGGCACTGGCTTCGGTTATGGAGCTAAGCCCTACTATGGTTAA
- the LOC138709389 gene encoding cuticle protein 18.6-like — MHTSQHNSTMAFKLCVFAAVVAIARAGFLGAPAVVAPAGPIPYAARAVAHAPLAVAAPAPVAVAAPAPVAVNTDYDPNPQYSYAYDVQDAITGDSKGQQETRSGDVVQGSYSLVEPDGTRRTVEYAADPINGFNAVVHREPAVVAAPVAKVAAPVAVAAPVAHVAAPVAVAAPVARIAAPVAVAAPVAHVAAPLAAPVAVAAPVARVAAPVAAVAAPAYGGLGYGAGLGFGRGLAYGAGLGYGRGLAYGAGLGYGRGLAYGAGLGYGRGLAYGAGLGYGHGLAYGAGFGYGARPYYG, encoded by the coding sequence ATGCACACATCACAACACAACTCCACCATGGCATTCAAACTTTGCGTCTTCGCCGCCGTTGTGGCTATCGCCAGGGCCGGATTTCTAGGTGCCCCCGCTGTTGTGGCACCCGCAGGACCCATCCCATACGCCGCTCGTGCTGTGGCACACGCACCATTGGCCGTAGCTGCTCCCGCACCAGTAGCAGTAGCGGCCCCTGCTCCTGTAGCAGTTAACACCGACTACGACCCTAATCCCCAGTACAGCTACGCTTATGATGTTCAGGACGCCATCACCGGAGACTCCAAAGGACAGCAGGAGACTCGCAGTGGAGATGTAGTGCAGGGTAGCTACAGCCTGGTGGAGCCTGACGGCACCCGCCGCACCGTCGAGTACGCCGCTGACCCTATCAATGGATTCAACGCTGTTGTTCACCGTGAACCCGCCGTGGTTGCTGCCCCCGTCGCTAAGGTCGCCGCTCCTGTCGCTGTGGCTGCTCCTGTTGCCCATGTTGCTGCCCCCGTTGCTGTAGCCGCTCCCGTCGCCAGAATTGCCGCGCCAGTAGCTGTGGCTGCTCCTGTTGCCCATGTTGCCGCACCCCTTGCTGCTCCTGTTGCTGTAGCCGCTCCCGTTGCTAGAGTTGCGGCCCCAGTGGCTGCTGTTGCCGCCCCCGCTTACGGAGGTCTTGGCTACGGTGCCGGTCTCGGTTTCGGACGTGGTCTAGCCTATGGAGCCGGTCTGGGTTATGGACGTGGTCTGGCTTATGGTGCCGGTCTTGGTTATGGACGTGGTCTGGCTTATGGTGCCGGTCTTGGTTATGGACGTGGTCTGGCTTATGGTGCCGGTCTTGGTTATGGACATGGCCTGGCTTATGGCGCCGGCTTCGGTTATGGAGCTAGGCCCTACTATGGTTAA